Proteins encoded in a region of the Trichosurus vulpecula isolate mTriVul1 chromosome 9, mTriVul1.pri, whole genome shotgun sequence genome:
- the LOC118832335 gene encoding probable G-protein coupled receptor 141 yields MANQNISSQFSLCDPFWTQHLTGLYVAVFIGGVTGIFCILFVLVKMNSRSVTTTAVINLVVVHSVFLLTVPFRLIYLVKKKWYFGLSFCKIVSAMLHVHMYLTFLFYVGILVIRYLIFFKRRDKVEFYRKLHAVAASTAMWVLVIVTIMPPLLTQYGSRGAYNDTKCFEFQEELKENYVKVVNYVVVIVVITIAITLMAFQVFILVSMGKKLRRAWLSHQEFWAQLKNLFFIGVIFICFLPYQFFRLYYLQDHAPKDLCHPAMLYNEIFLSVTAISCFDSLLFVLGGSHWFKQNVTELLSSCC; encoded by the coding sequence ATGGCCAACCAGAACATCTCCTCCCAATTCAGCCTTTGTGATCCTTTCTGGACTCAGCACTTGACCGGACTTTATGTTGCTGTGTTCATCGGTGGCGTGACCGGCATCTTCTGCATCCTGTTTGTACTAGTGAAGATGAACTCGAGGTCCGTGACCACCACGGCTGTCATCAACCTGGTGGTGGTACACAGCGTCTTCCTTCTGACAGTTCCGTTCCGTCTTATCTACCTGGTCAAGAAGAAGTGGTACTTTGGGCTGTCCTTCTGTAAGATAGTGAGCGCCATGCTGCATGTTCACATGTACCTTACCTTCCTGTTCTATGTGGGCATCTTGGTCATCAGGTACCTCATCTTCTTTAAGCGCAGGGACAAGGTGGAGTTCTACCGCAAGCTGCATGCTGTGGCTGCCAGCACCGCCATGTGGGTGCTGGTGATCGTCACCATCATGCCACCGCTGCTGACCCAGTATGGCTCCCGAGGGGCATACAATGACACCAAGTGCTTTGAGTTCCAGGAAGAACTGAAGGAAAACTATGTAAAGGTCGTCAACTACGTGGTGGTCATTGTGGTCATCACCATTGCCATCACCCTCATGGCCTTCCAAGTTTTCATCCTCGTGTCCATGGGGAAGAAGCTGCGCCGTGCTTGGTTGTCCCACCAGGAGTTCTGGGCCCAGCTGAAGAACCTCTTTTTCATTGGGGTCATCTTCATTTGCTTCCTTCCTTATCAGTTCTTCAGGCTGTACTATCTCCAAGACCACGCCCCCAAGGACCTGTGCCACCCAGCCATGCTGTATAACGAGATTTTCTTGAGCGTGACTGCCATCAGCTGCTTTGACTCACTGCTCTTTGTCCTTGGAGGGAGCCACTGGTTCAAGCAAAATGTCACCGAGCTCCTGAGCTCATGCTGTTAG